A single window of Mugil cephalus isolate CIBA_MC_2020 chromosome 1, CIBA_Mcephalus_1.1, whole genome shotgun sequence DNA harbors:
- the snapc2 gene encoding snRNA-activating protein complex subunit 2: MKPPPRTRVKPDRFLKADPIRRRSRRAAEWKRSELRKLHDALKKLYKDGGHQGDMDYSYLRKHVPSRTTSEIHAVVESLKNKVISCATYNLQRNKRDDNKVKKPIEEWTHLASALAGSLEEVISSAFSQMLVVSSTEPCTLRNSDPPQAHIPPAEDRPIGRTVPWRPMPRQSVKQGQPLNTNTVSPHLQGKTPAPKTTRALPATIQAPKSNVHPPEETAPPTAETSSPSEPAASQKPPSQSLCTNQEQVSGSPTSAASVTPQDVCSPVAQATQESSEVHPVSIPTESTSKSTSSTSRPSSVQPETAHSTPAATYHTSFGRTSKFATKDCPRMFGVKCVVDFERIYCFLSVLQKPNEDTHLTPMESAIVLDLLMSLPEELQLLDCKALRKHMTQVYKRLSAPADSKKARRGSKNAKRGLSAQTEAQSIGDHNETSGQGTTAGTGDGERETPNPPESQDQTSCRSNTLSPTGDTNTMGNCPPLNPFMVPLKLLARK, encoded by the exons ATGAAGCCTCCACCTCGGACTCGGGTGAAACCGGACCGGTTCCTGAAGGCTGATCCGATCCGGCGGAGATCAAGGAGAGCGGCTGAGTGGAAGAGGTCGGAGCTGAGGAAACTCCACGATGCTctgaagaaactctacaagGACGGGGGACACCAGGGGGACATGGACTATTCTTACCTGAGGAAACACGTGCCTTCCCGGACCACCTCAGAG atCCACGCTGTAGTCGAATCCCTGAAGAACAAAGTGATCTCTTGCGCCACCTACAATCTACAGCGGAATAAGCGGGACGACAACAAGGTCAAAAAACCCATCGAGGAGTGGACACACTTGGCCTCCGCTTTGGCTGGAAGCCTCGAAGAAGTCATTTCCTCAGCTTTCTCTCAG ATGCTGGTGGTGTCATCTACTGAACCTTGCACTCTGAGGAACAGTGACCCTCCTCAGGCCCACATACCACCAGCAGAAGACCGGCCCATTGGCCGCACCGTGCCTTGGAGACCAATGCCTCGTCAGTCGGTCAAGCAAG GTCAACCTCTCAACACCAACACAGTCAGCCCACACTTGCAAGGCAAGACTCCAGCGCCAAAAACAACCAGAGCACTTCCAGCAACGATCCAAGCGCCAAAAAGCAACGTACATCCACCCGAGGAAACTGCTCCTCCCACCGCTGAAACGTCTTCACCTTCTGAACCTGCTGCATCCCAAAAGCCTCCTTCACAGAGTCTGTGCACAAATCAGGAACAAGTGTCAGGCAGTCCGACCTCAGCAGCATCGGTAACACCTCAGGATGTCTGCAGCCCTGTGGCCCAGGCTACCCAGGAATCCTCCGAGGTACATCCTGTCAGCATCCCCACCGAGTCCACATCTAAGTCCACGTCTTCCACCTCCAGACCCTCCTCCGTCCAGCCGGAAACCGCACATTCAACCCCCGCGGCCACATATCACACCTCCTTTGGTCGTACCAGCAAGTTCGCCACCAAGGACTGTCCCAGGATGTTTGGTGTCAAGTGTGTGGTGGACTTTGAGAGGATCTACTGTTTCCTGAGCGTACTCCAAAAGCCCAATGAGGACACTCATCTCACCCCCATGG AGAGTGCTATCGTGTTGGACCTGTTGATGTCTCTCCCAGAGGAGCTTCAACTCCTCGACTGCAAAGCACTTCGCAAACATATGACTCAG GTCTACAAGCGTCTCTCGGCCCCGGCTGACTCCAAGAAGGCAAGAAGAGGGTCTAAGAACGCAAAGCGCGGACTCTCTGCTCAGACGGAGGCTCAGAGCATTGGAGACCACAATGAAACAAGTGGTCAGGGAACCACCGCTGGGACTGGCGACGGCGAACGGGAGACACCGAATCCACCTGAAAGTCAGGACCAGACATCATGTAGGAGTAACACTTTGAGCCCAACGGGGGACACGAACACGATGGGGAACTGTCCTCCACTCAACCCTTTTATGGTGCCTCTGAAACTGTTGGCACGTAAATGA
- the ap1s1 gene encoding AP-1 complex subunit sigma-1A, whose product MMRFMLLFSRQGKLRLQKWYTATAERDKKKMVRELMQIVLARKPKMCSFLEWRDLKIVYKRYASLYFCCAIEEQDNELITLEVIHRFVELLDKYFGSVCELDIIFNFEKAYFILDEFLMGGEIQDTSKKSVLKAIEQADLLQEEDESPRSVLEEMGLA is encoded by the exons ATG aTGCGTTTCATGCTGCTGTTCAGCCGTCAGGGGAAGTTGCGGCTGCAGAAGTGGTACACGGCCACGGCTGAGCGCGACAAGAAGAAGATGGTCAGGGAGCTGATGCAGATAGTTCTGGCCCGTAAACCAAAGATGTGCAGTTTTCTAGAATGGCGGGACCTGAAGATTGTCTATAAAAG GTACGCCAGCCTATATTTCTGTTGTGCGATCGAAGAGCAGGACAATGAGCTGATCACTCTAGAAGTCATCCACCGCTTCGTAGAGCTGCTGGACAAATACTTTGGCAGC GTGTGCGAGCTGGACATCATCTTTAACTTTGAGAAGGCCTACTTCATTTTAGACGAGTTCCTGATGGGAGGAGAGATCCAGGACACGTCTAAGAAGAGCGTCCTCAAAGCTATTGAACAGGCCGACCTGCTGCAGGAG GAGGACGAGTCGCCCCGGAGCGTGTTGGAGGAGATGGGCTTAGCGTAG
- the vgf gene encoding cilia- and flagella-associated protein 251, which produces MNRYHSASSALTVLVLLTVASYPHLSNPNPLTTFGIVENPNGNDPLPGTKTDKEEEAGELFKDVDPKKLAAVLLEALNRSQVARRWEGDDGREGGMKAERGEDKKEEARKVEEARQEGDLELELLKAAQGKNWEIQEDEERKRVQEEEEKMTEKVTSHTTTQTIQSQTTLDGKGEDGQGTDPKRGSGGPDQGSGEKEDQLSPEELKCLETVMEEFPHLDTKRDSEWVEQKSRDYRRYSGILPAKKANDLAMSKKKLKWQEETQKAMNFPTFRGGNFIDESEDGGFGNNVADDSRLPDEQVEVEDEPEEGEDSDEVLSPEEEEARAKVEQEEMRRQAAEAQRAKMEEEKLADIASDMLLRYMVKQSNGNRKYSWSLSNAAEDKRSDEDQRATEEEQEDIDPQTIDKLIEISSRLHLPADDVVDIISDAERKKKKDVAPLPAVSSSFPSASLVSTKQSNFPVSNQMPPPVNLLKTWFQEKTPRKPDTLWGKPGKPFLASWQKNTKPQSVKQDPWFTSPRYVWTGHSFHPYTFPSFYQRNPYYNPIYVPPPRRARPRYNTWKPALRLNNFLGNSVDDPYTFLPKRRYHGWVQPQLRKPPAGLQQKSYYSSYPLPRLPPSYSQRDHRW; this is translated from the coding sequence ATGAACCGATACCACAGTGCCTCTAGCGCCCTTACGGTCCTGGTCCTCCTGACGGTGGCATCCTATCCTCACCTGTCCAACCCCAACCCTCTCACCACCTTTGGGATAGTTGAAAACCCAAACGGGAATGACCCTCTTCCCGGGACTAAGacagataaggaggaggaggcaggagagcTCTTTAAGGATGTAGATCCCAAAAAGCTTGCAGCGGTTTTACTGGAGGCGTTGAATCGGTCACAGGTAGCCAGAAGGTGGGAGGGAGACGatggaagagagggaggaatgaAGGCTGAGAGAGGGGAAGATAAAAAAGAGGAAGCAAGAAAAGTTGAAGAAGCACGTCAAGAAGGAGATCTGGAGTTAGAGCTCCTAAAGGCAGCACAGGGGAAGAACTGGGAAATCcaagaggacgaggagaggaagagagtccaagaagaagaggagaagatgacTGAGAAGGTGACCAGTCATACCACAACCCAGACAATCCAGAGCCAAACTACTCTGGATGGAAAAGGTGAGGATGGGCAGGGTACTGATCCCAAGCGGGGATCCGGCGGCCCTGATCAAGGCAGCGGCGAAAAGGAGGATCAGCTCAGTCCAGAGGAGCTCAAGTGTCTCGAGACCGTGATGGAAGAGTTTCCTCATCTGGACACCAAACGGGATTCAGAGTGGGTCGAGCAAAAGAGCCGAGACTACAGACGTTACAGCGGCATCCTGCCAGCGAAGAAAGCCAATGACCTCGCCATGTCCAAGAAGAAACTCAAATGGCAAGAGGAGACGCAGAAAGCCATGAACTTCCCGACATTCAGAGGAGGCAATTTTATCGATGAATCTGAAGATGGTGGCTTTGGCAACAACGTGGCGGACGACTCCCGACTTCCAGAcgagcaggtggaggtggaggatgaaCCGGAGGAAGGGGAGGATAGTGACGAGGTGCTGAgtcctgaggaggaggaggctcggGCCaaagtggagcaggaggagatgaggaggcaGGCGGCCGAGGCGCAGAGAGCcaaaatggaggaggagaagttggCGGACATCGCGTCGGACATGTTGCTGCGCTACATGGTCAAACAGAGTAACGGCAACAGAAAGTATAGCTGGTCCCTGTCCAATGCTGCGGAGGACAAGCGCTCCGATGAGGACCAGCGAGcgacagaggaggagcaggaggacatCGATCCTCAGACCATTGACAAGCTGATTGAGATCTCCAGCAGACTCCACCTCCCCGCTGACGACGTGGTGGACATCATCAGCGACgcggagaggaagaagaagaaggacgtGGCGCCTCTGCCAGCGGTGTCTTCGTCATTTCCTTCCGCATCACTGGTCTCAACCAAACAAAGTAACTTCCCCGTCTCCAACCAGATGCCTCCGCCCGTCAATCTGCTCAAAACTTGGTTCCAGGAGAAAACACCAAGAAAGCCGGACACTCTCTGGGGCAAACCTGGGAAGCCTTTCCTAGCTAGCTGGCAAAAAAATACGAAGCCTCAGTCAGTTAAACAGGACCCCTGGTTCACATCACCCCGTTATGTTTGGACTGGCCACTCCTTTCACCCCTACACTTTCCCTTCCTTCTACCAGAGGAACCCATACTACAATCCCATCTACGTCCCCCCTCCCCGCAGGGCCAGGCCCCGTTACAACACATGGAAACCTGCTTTGAGGCTCAACAACTTCTTGGGTAATTCTGTGGATGACCCCTACACTTTCCTTCCCAAGAGACGTTACCATGGTTGGGTCCAGCCCCAGCTCAGAAAACCCCCTGCAGGCCTCCAGCAGAAGTCGTACTACAGCAGCTATCCCCTCCCACGGCTTCCTCCCAGCTACTCACAAAGAGACCACAGATGGTGA